GCAGTTTCAATCCCCGGAACCAAGCAAAAAATTGGACTCGACCCAATCATTGGTTTATTTCCGGCTGTCGGGGATTACATAACCCTTATTGTTTCAGGTTATATCGTATTTGAAGCCGCCAGTCTCGGCGCAAAACAAGAAACCCTCGTTAAGATGGCCACGAATATCCTAGTAGATAGTTTGGCTGGCTCTGTCCCTATTGCGGGTGATCTATTTGATGTGGCATGGAAGGCAAATCAAAAAAATATTGAACTCCTTGAACAGGATGTACCGCAATTCAGAGAAGATGCCATAGCATCAGAGCTTACAGAAATAAATGCAGAAAAAATTGACTGGAAACCAATCATTTTCATCTTTGGTACAGTGATTTTTATTATCGCGATTAGCTCTATTTTCTTCCTTTGGATATTTAAGTTATTGTTAGCCTTTTTGTTTGGGGGATAAAAACTTTTAAATCGAAATTTGAGTGATGGCAATATTCCCCGAAAAACAAATGTCTACATCT
This genomic interval from [Limnothrix rosea] IAM M-220 contains the following:
- a CDS encoding DUF4112 domain-containing protein, which codes for MSATKLKRLKRIKTLSKLLDNAVSIPGTKQKIGLDPIIGLFPAVGDYITLIVSGYIVFEAASLGAKQETLVKMATNILVDSLAGSVPIAGDLFDVAWKANQKNIELLEQDVPQFREDAIASELTEINAEKIDWKPIIFIFGTVIFIIAISSIFFLWIFKLLLAFLFGG